From one Triticum aestivum cultivar Chinese Spring chromosome 4B, IWGSC CS RefSeq v2.1, whole genome shotgun sequence genomic stretch:
- the LOC123093534 gene encoding WD repeat-containing protein 3, protein MVKAYLRYEPALSFGVVASPESNVVHDPSGRRLLAAALDRFAAWDLKRGLPSATFTPSSSSASLAVSCVASSPAAASASASSVASGHADGSIRLWDAETGACEATLHGHRSAASALRFAPSGAVLASGSKDCDVILWDVVAQAGLFRLRGHRDQVTDLLFLDSGKKLVTCSKDKFIRVWDLDTQHCLQIVGGHHSEIWSMDVDPSEKFLVSGSADPELRVFRIRQSAEEGEDWNKWDALKLFGEIPRQSKERIQTIRFNKDGSLVACQVAGKTADIYRILDETEATRKAKRRLHRKKEKASAKAAAAEGNGSVIDPSPAQDSQNPTVVVTDVFKLLQVLRTSKKICSLAFSPSNPPKGCLATLSLSLNNNVLETYSVDSEKVSKMYSVEIHGHRSDIRSLALNSEDNLLMSTSHNAVKIWNPSTGDCLRTVDSGYGLCSAFVPGNRYGLIGTKTGTLEIIDINSGNSIDVIEAHAGSIRSIVLIPDDDGTVNARGFVTGSADHDVKFWEYQLVQKSDSDTKHLSVTNVRTLKMNDDVLAVSIGPTGKHIAVALLDCTVKVFFLDTLKFCLSLYGHKLPVLCMDISSDGALIVTGSADKNLKIWGMDFGDCHKSIFAHTDSVMDVKFVPKTHYMFSVGKDRTVKYWDADKFELLLTLEGHHAEVWCLAISSRGDFIVTGSHDRSIRRWDRTEEQLFIEEEREKRLEETFEADLDNAVEDRYGQKDDAPDEGSVGVPGKKTKETVTATDAIIDALDTAEEEEKRLNEQQESQNNGEGTKSKPNVIMQGHSPSEYVLNAVSSVRPNDLEQALLSLPFSDALKLMAYLKEWSLIPLKVELVCRVCLVLLQTHHNQLTTTPAARSILTELKYILYGRVKDCKDTIGFNLAAMDHIKELLTMRSDAPFRDAKAKLMEIRQEQSKRSDRSDGGEKRKKKKPKPSVHS, encoded by the exons GTTGCGAGTGGCCATGCCGATGGGAGCATCAGGCTGTGGGACGCCGAGACCGGCGCCTGCGAGGCGACGCTCCACGGCCACCGCTCTGCTGCTTCCGCCCTACGCTTCGCTCCCTCTGGCGCTGTCCTCGCCTCCGGCAGCAAGGACTGCGATGTCATCCTCTGGGACGTCGTTGCACAGGCCGGCCTCTTCCGACTCCGTGGCCACCGTGATCAG GTAACTGATTTACTGTTCCTGGATTCGGGTAAGAAGCTGGTGACCTGCTCCAAGGACAAGTTTATCCGGGTCTGGGACCTCGATACACAGCATTGCCTTCAAATTGTAGGAGGCCACCACAGCGAGATATGGTCGATGGATGTTGATCCTAGCGAGAAGTttttggtgtctggctctgccgatCCAGAGCTCCGGGTGTTTAGAATCAGGCAATCAGCTGAAGAGGGTGAAGACTGGAACAAATGGGATGCACTCAAGCTGTTTGGCGAGATTCCGAGGCAGAGCAAAGAAAGAATTCAGACCATTAGGTTCAATAAGGACGGCAGTCTTGTGGCATGCCAGGTGGCAGGGAAAACTGCTGACATCTATCGGATTCTTGATGAAACAGAGGCGACACGGAAGGCCAAGAGGCGGCTGCacaggaagaaggagaaggcttCAGCGAAAGCTGCGGCAGCGGAAGGGAATGGTAGCGTTATAGATCCTTCGCCAGCTCAAGACTCTCAGAATCCCACTGTTGTGGTCACTGATGTATTTAAGCTACTCCAAGTCTTGCGGACCAGCAAGAAAATTTGCTCTCTTGCATTTTCTCCAAGCAATCCACCAAAAGGCTGCCTTGCGACCTTGTCTTTGTCTCTGAACAATAACGTGCTTGAGACATACTCGGTGGATAGCGAGAAGGTGTCTAAGATGTACTCAGTTGAGATACATGGGCATCGTTCTGACATCAGGAGTCTTGCGCTTAACTCAGAGGACAACCTCCTGATGTCAACTAGTCACAATGCTGTTAAGATCTGGAATCCTAGTACAGGTGACTGTCTTCGGACTGTTGACTCTGGATATGGGTTGTGCAGTGCATTTGTTCCTGGGAATCGGTATGGCCTTATCGGTACAAAGACTGGTACCTTGGAGATTATTGATATTAATAGTGGGAACTCAATTGATGTAATCGAAGCTCATGCTGGTTCCATACGATCGATTGTACTCATTCCAGATGATGATGGAACTGTTAATGCACGGGGTTTTGTCACTGGAAGTGCTGATCATGATGTCAAGTTCTGGGAATACCAGTTAGTGCAGAAATCTGATTCG GACACAAAGCATCTGAGTGTAACAAATGTGAGAACCTTGAAAATGAATGATGATGTCCTTGCAGTGTCCATTGGTCCAACTGGGAAGCATATTGCTGTTGCTCTTTTGGATTGCACAGTGAAG GTCTTCTTTCTGGACACACTAAAGTTTTGTCTTTCACTTTACGGGCACAAGCTTCCAGTCCTCTGCATGGACATATCATCCGATGGAGCTCTAATAGTTACTGGTTCCGCAGACAAAAATCTGAAGATTTGGGGTATGGATTTTGGTGACTGCCATAAATCTATATTTGCCCACACAGACAG TGTCATGGATGTTAAGTTTGTTCCTAAAACTCATTACATGTTCAGCGTGGGGAAAGATCGTACTGTGAAGTATTGGGATGCTGATAAATTTGAGCTTTTGTTAACACTTGAAGGTCACCATGCTGAAGTTTGGTGCCTTGCGATtagcagtcgtggtgattttatcGTAACAGGCTCCCACGATCGTTCTATTCGGCGTTGGGATCGTACCGAAGAACAACTTTTCATTGAG GAAGAGAGGGAGAAAAGATTGGAGGAAACTTTTGAGGCTGATTTAGACAATGCGGTTGAAGATAGATATGGGCAGAAAGATGATGCTCCTGATGAGGGTTCTGTGGGTGTTCCCGGTAAGAAAACAAAAGAGACAGTAACTGCTACTGATGCAATTATTGACGCACTTGACACTGCCGAGGAAGAAGAAAAACGTCTTAATGAGCAGCAG GAGTCGCAAAACAATGGGGAGGGCACTAAATCTAAGCCTAATGTTATAATGCAAGGGCATTCACCATCAGAATATGTTCTGAATGCAGTGTCAAGTGTCCGCCCAAATGACTTGGAACAAGCCCTTCTG TCATTGCCATTCTCAGATGCACTAAAGCTTATGGCTTACTTGAAGGAGTGGTCTCTGATCCCTTTGAAG GTTGAGCTTGTCTGTAGGGTTTGCCTTGTGCTGCTTCAAACGCATCACAACCAGTTAACTACTACACCAGCTGCAAGATCCATACTGACAGAACTGAAGTATATTCTTTACGGTAGAGTTAAG GACTGCAAGGATACCATAGGTTTCAATCTCGCCGCGATGGATCATATAAAG GAACTGTTGACGATGAGATCAGATGCGCCGTTCCGGGACGCCAAGGCGAAGCTCATGGAGATCAGGCAGGAGCAGTCGAAGCGGTCGGATAGGTCGGATGGCGGcgagaaaaggaaaaagaagaaacccAAGCCGTCTGTACATAGCTGA